From Nocardioides sp. HDW12B, the proteins below share one genomic window:
- a CDS encoding NAD(P)/FAD-dependent oxidoreductase has protein sequence MIGGPSPTYDAVVVGSGPNGLVAANKLADAGWSVLVLEAQPELGGAVRSDHGVDPAFVHDTFSAFYPLALASPVIRSLELERHGLEWSHAPAPLGHPLPGGAWAVIHPDRHDTASGLDALHPGDGEAWLKLCADWDRVGDPIVEALMATWPPVRGGVRALASMRHVGGLAFVKELLTPAVGLGRARFGGEAPRLLLAGNGGHSDIPLESPGSGIFGMILTMLAQTVGFPVPRGGAGELTQAMARRLTSLGGEIRLDSAVARIEVDRGRVSAVRTVGGERFAVRRAVVADVSAPVLYERLVAPEDLPASVARGMTRFELDPGTVKVDWALDGPVPWTSPPPVAPGCLHVADSVSAMQESLSQVVAGVVPREPFLLAGQMTTADASRSPQGTESMWAYTHVPHETSYDAGSGGGPAVRGTWDRDDCERFADRMQAQLEKHAPDLASRIRARRVLGPHELEQRNGSLIGGAVNGGTSQLHQQLVFRPVPGTGRPTTGIKGLYLGSSSAHPGGGVHGACGANAARAAVVGARVPRLRG, from the coding sequence GTGATCGGCGGACCCTCCCCGACGTACGATGCCGTCGTCGTCGGCTCCGGCCCGAACGGCCTGGTGGCCGCCAACAAGCTCGCCGACGCCGGCTGGAGCGTGCTCGTCCTCGAGGCCCAGCCCGAGCTCGGCGGCGCCGTGCGCAGCGACCACGGGGTCGACCCGGCGTTCGTGCACGACACCTTCAGCGCGTTCTACCCGCTGGCGCTGGCCTCTCCGGTGATCCGCAGCCTCGAGCTTGAGCGGCACGGCCTGGAGTGGTCGCACGCCCCCGCTCCCCTCGGCCACCCCCTCCCGGGCGGCGCGTGGGCCGTGATCCACCCCGACCGCCACGACACCGCGTCCGGGCTCGATGCGCTGCACCCCGGTGACGGTGAGGCGTGGCTGAAGCTGTGCGCCGACTGGGACCGGGTCGGCGACCCGATCGTCGAGGCGCTGATGGCGACCTGGCCGCCGGTCCGCGGCGGCGTGAGGGCGTTGGCGTCGATGCGCCACGTCGGGGGCCTCGCCTTCGTCAAGGAGCTGCTGACCCCCGCGGTCGGCCTGGGCCGCGCCCGCTTCGGCGGCGAGGCACCGCGCCTGCTGCTCGCCGGCAACGGCGGGCACTCCGACATCCCGCTCGAGTCTCCGGGCTCCGGCATCTTCGGGATGATCCTGACGATGCTGGCCCAGACGGTCGGCTTCCCCGTCCCCCGCGGCGGGGCCGGTGAGCTGACCCAGGCGATGGCGCGCCGGCTCACCTCCCTCGGCGGCGAGATCCGGCTCGACTCAGCCGTCGCGCGCATCGAGGTCGACCGGGGTCGCGTCAGCGCCGTGCGCACGGTCGGGGGCGAGCGGTTCGCCGTACGCCGCGCCGTGGTGGCCGACGTGTCCGCCCCGGTGCTCTACGAGCGGCTGGTCGCACCCGAGGACCTCCCTGCGTCGGTGGCGCGCGGGATGACGCGCTTCGAGCTCGACCCCGGCACCGTGAAGGTGGACTGGGCGCTGGACGGGCCGGTGCCGTGGACCTCGCCGCCGCCGGTGGCGCCGGGCTGCCTGCACGTGGCGGACTCGGTCTCGGCGATGCAGGAGTCGTTGAGCCAGGTGGTGGCCGGGGTCGTCCCGCGCGAGCCGTTCCTGCTGGCGGGCCAGATGACGACCGCCGACGCGAGCCGCTCGCCGCAGGGCACGGAGTCGATGTGGGCCTACACCCACGTGCCCCACGAGACGTCGTACGACGCGGGGAGCGGTGGCGGCCCGGCGGTGCGCGGGACCTGGGACCGCGACGACTGCGAGCGCTTCGCCGACCGCATGCAGGCCCAGCTCGAGAAGCACGCCCCCGACCTCGCCTCGCGGATCCGCGCCCGACGCGTGCTCGGGCCGCACGAGCTCGAGCAGCGCAACGGCAGCCTGATCGGCGGTGCGGTCAACGGCGGCACCTCCCAGCTGCACCAGCAGCTGGTGTTCCGTCCGGTGCCGGGCACGGGTCGCCCGACGACGGGGATCAAGGGTCTCTACCTCGGGTCCTCCTCGGCCCACCCCGGAGGCGGCGTACACGGGGCCTGCGGCGCGAACGCCGCACGGGCGGCCGTGGTCGGAGCCCGGGTGCCGCGGCTGCGGGGGTGA